DNA from Candidatus Bathyarchaeota archaeon:
TTGTTCCGTCGCTTTCACCTACATGCAGTGTACCTAGATATGCGTTTGCCCATGCTTTCTCGCCTACCGTTAATATTATGCTTGTTTGGTTTCTTCCCATGTTGATGAAGTTTGATCCGAATGCTTTTATGGGAATTATCGCGTAGTTAACGGCTGTTCCAGCGGGATTGGTTCGGACAAGAATTGTTCCATCAACAATTAACGGTGTGCTAGCTTGCTGTAGACCCTGCTGCATTACTGTCTTGCCTCGGTCGGTGGCGTACAAGCCTTGGTTAACGACCATGAAGCTGAAGGCAGCTGCAATTATGACAAAGGCTATCAGTATTATGGCTGTTTCTAAGCCTACAATGCCTCGTTTATGTTGGACAAAATTGATGATTTGTGCTCGTACAGAATTGCGGATTTTTTGGTTGCATGAAGGACAACTTACCATCTGAAGTTTTGATCTAGTGTGCCACTCGTAATTGCATTTTGTGCATTTTATGTTTGGTTTTTCTTTGTTCAATTTCCACCACTTCTACTTATACTACTACTTACACTACTTATTATTAGTATGTATTAAGAGTTAATATTTAATAAACGTTGCGGTTTTTGAAGCATACAACAGCAAAGTTTACCATAAAAGCATGGTAATTTTATGCCGCAACCTTATTTTTAGCATATTTTTTGAGAAAAATCTAATTAGGCTGTATTACTCGAAAAATCTTAACTTATATTATTGCCGTTGGTAACCCTAAACTTGGCATCGAATTTAAAGCGCCTTGTATTAGCGTATGCGATGCTATTGATGCTATGCCGCTTATAGTAAGCAAGATTCCAAGATTCAAGAAGAAAGTCCCCCAGTATCCGCCTGAAACGGCTTTAACGGTTAAAGCGTTCATTATGGCCATTATGAAGATTACGACTGTGTTGCTGATTTGTATTAATGTTATCGGCAGGACGTTGAAGCCAAAATATGACAGTCCTGTTAAGTATTGAGACATAAAAATTGCCAAAACTTCCAAAACTGTAAGAAGAACAACAATTAAAGGTTGAGTAACCAAAACTACCATCTGAAAACTGTTGGCAACCACATCACGCATTTTTCTGAGTTCAAGAAATTTTACCACCCTGTTTCCTAATGCGTTACCTAATACTAAGGGGTCAGCTCCCCTTCCTAAAGAATCAAGCAGTATTTTATTGCTCATGTGAACATGGTATGATGCGGCCTCTTCAGAAAGTGTTTCTAACGCTTGCCTGTGGTTAATTTCCAATTTTACTCTTGATAAAGCTGAGTTGACAAGGTTGCGTAGGGGACCAAGTTCCATATGGAGAATAAAGGAAAGGGACGTTTTCAAATCAGACGTGGAAGCCATGTTCTCGCCCAGAGCCTTCAGGAAACTGGGGTAGTTCTTGTCAATTTTGGCAACTTCTCTCTCTAACATGTAGCCGAAAATGCCTGGAACAATAGCTCCCAAACCAAAAATAATAAACGCATACGGCGCGCCGAGTCGGATGTAGGAAAAAACGGCTAGTACAGCAGATGCAGGAATAATCGTCAGAATGCTTAGCCTCATATACTTGTATATTTTTGGCGGGTACTTGCCAATGTAGACGATTTGTTCGGTGGGCGCTGCAGATTTAAAAAGCCCATACATCATTATTGTTGCCAAAACCGAGATTATGTAACCTAAAATTATTACGCCCGAATCAATCATGAAAACTGACATGATAACAAGTGTCATGATCAAGAAGACAGTTACACTCTGGAAAGTTGTAGATATACCGCCTAAAGTCTCTAATGTTTTAACCGTTCGTGAATAATATCCCGAATACTCTTCCATCAGCATCGAAGATTCGATTTCTAAATATCCTTTAGGTTCAACGCTGGAGAATGTGTTTGTGCAACGGACAAGAATATCTTTTAATGGTGACTTGACAGTTTTGGCGATTTGGGCTGTGGCGTTGGTGATTCCGTAACCGAAATGTTTTGCCAAGTTTTGAATCTTCTTAAAGACAATGGAGTAAAATCCGTATTCTCGGTTTTCAGCAATTATTGTAATTAAATCTGAGGGGGTTGTTTCTCCCAAAGATAAACTGTACATATGAAAGATGGCTGTTGTGAGCGCTTGGTCAATCCTGCTTCTGACGCTTCGTTTTTCCATGTATTTTAACATGCCTAAAACAGCTAATCCCAGTACAAGACTAATCATGGCTTCAATGAGTTCTTTGTTAACCACAAAGTAGAGGAAAAAAAGCATCGAAGGGGTTAGCACCAGAACTAATTTTTTGTGTTGCCTCGTCATCAGTAGGTTTTTTTGTGTTTCATTACTTAGTCGAATAAATTTTTGATTCAAACCCACGGGACTTTCATCTCTTTAACTCGACGGTGGACCTCCCATATGCCTAAAGTTTTGGCAGTTGTCATTGCTTTGGAGACTTCGGTATGGGTTGGGAAATTTTCTGCAAGATAATTGAGTATTTCAGCTCTGACTTTCATTTCCTCGTAAATGTCTCGGATTCTGTCTTCACCCCATCCCCTGAACGCAAGAACTCGGTTTTCTAGATGGAAGCTTGAACCCATGAAGCGAAATTGATCTAAATCTTCATCGTACATAAAAGTAGGCAGATAGTTTAGTCTGCCTTCGTCAGGTTCATAACCGATAACTTCGTTAATTGAGGTGCAACGCCGGATGAATTTGCTTCCTCTTTCTATTCTTGCTTGGAAAATGACTAGGTTTAAGCCGTCGATGTGGCTTTTGGGTACATCAATTGGGTATGAGGTCAGTCTCTGGAACAGTTGCCCAAGGTTACCTGCGTGCATCGTTGATAGAACAGGGTGACCAGTTTCAACGGCTTGGAAGGCTATCTTGCCCTCTTCGCCTCGCAATTCGCCTACGATGATGTAATCTGGTCTTTGTCTTAGGGCTGCTTTTAGGAGGTCAAACATTGTTATTTGAACTCCTGTGTGGAGTCTGGTGATTTCTCTAATCCAGTTTTTGTGATAAACGTTGATTTCTGGTGTTTCTTCTATGCTGATAATTTTTGAGTCGGCACCGATGAATGTTGTCAGGGCGTTGAGCGTTGTTGTTTTGCCTGAGGCTGTTTCTCCGCAGACCAAGGCAGTTATTCCTACTTCAAAGAGCATCCATAAATAAGCAGCCAGTTCAGGTGTGAGTGTATGCCATTTGATTAGTTGTGCAACTGAAATTGGTTCTTTGGGGAACTTTCTTATGGTGAAGTTGCTGCCTCTCAGGCTGATGTCTTCGCCAAAGACTATGTTAAGTCTTGAGCCGTCGTTCAAGTGAATGTCAATTATGGGGTGGGTATAGCTTAGGACTTTCCCGTGTCTTTCAGCTATATTTCTCAGTAGCTCGTTGATGGCTTGTTGTGATACGTCCACGCTTGTTTGAAGGTTACCAAAAGTTCTATGATAAACAAAAACACTGCCTTCGCCAGGAATGCTAATGTCTTCAAGGCCAGGATCTGCTAAAAATCCATCTAAAAAGCCATGCCCTATTTTTTCTCTCAAAAAATGATAAAGCAAAATTTCTTCATCGGTTCCTTTTGGCAATTTAACCATTTTTTTCTTGATTGTTTGTCTAAAAAGAGAGGCTAAAATTATGGCTTTTTGGTCACCATAATCTTTGCCTTCTACGAGTCTTGCGACTGCTGTTTCTATTTCAGCCAATATTTTTCGGTCTGGATTTGGCGGCTCAATGATGTTGTATCTGTTGGCTGATTCGCCCATTGTGATATGAGCGTAAATGCCTAACCCTAATGGATATAATACATTAACTTTTTCTTCGAAGGGTACTTCTTCTATGTTCGTCGTATATTTTGGCTGTTCAGGCAATCCTTTAACGTAGGACGCCAAGTAAGGATGCGTTTCCATAGCGCTTTGCAGAGTTTTACAAACGACTGTGTTGAACAAACCCAAATCTTGTTCTTGTTCATTAAATGTTTCAATACGCGGAGTTCTGAATTTTAGCCTGATGAATTGCCTTAGCTTAGTTAAACTTGCGTAATCGGGCATTTTTTATCGTCTCCTATAATCTCACTCCGCTAAGTGGCATCACCCGTAAGCCTATTTGGGGATTAATTGCAAGGGTTATAGAGCTCTTTCTTTCGCCAGTTACTCCCCATAGCTTTACTGTTTTGAGAAGTTTAACGTCTATACCTGAGATGCAGGCGTTTTCTAGTACAAAGTAAGCGTCAGAGTTTGCTCTGAGTTTCATCACTGATTCTTGAGAAAGAAAATCTGGGTGAATGGTAATTATTACGGTTTTTCCATCAGAAACTAGATTCTTTACCCTTGTAATGAACGTTAAAAATTCATAGAGCGGCGTATCCACTGTTAAAACACTAAGGCTGTCTATAATTACAACATCATATTTTTGTTTCTGTGTCTCAAGAAAGTTTGCCGTTACCATCAAAAAGAAGGAACTCATGGCTTGGCTCCATCTTCCGCCTTCAATATGCAGTGGATAGATTTTGAGATGCCCATAAAGAAAGTAACTGTAAGGGTCAAGCTTAATTGACTCCATCATTGCGAGATATTCTTTTGTCATGGCCTCGCTGGAGACGACGTAAACACGTAATCTGTTTTTGAGCATTGCGTAGACCATTTGCTGGACGAATACGGTTTTCCCTGAGCCGTGGCCGCCTTCAATCAATATCAAGCTGGGGGTGGGTATTCCGCCTCCAAGGTCTCTGTCCAATTCGGGTATACCTAAGCGGACTACGTTTGTGCCATTCATGCAATCACACCTTCCGATGATGCTGTAGTCCCATAGTGGGAAGCAAATGTTACAGAAACTACGTCTTGGCTTGTGATTTCAGGTGCCCCGCTGGGGAGGTTAAGGCTGATGCTTACTTGTTCTCCCGGGTTTATGAAGTTATGAGTTGCTATGTTGAAAGTAGTGGTGGTTCCTGTTACCTTGATTTCAGTAATCGTGTAGCTTTCAATGGTGTAAGAGTGCCAATCTGAGCTACTTCCGTAAGATAAGATTATGGTGTTCCAGTTGTATCCGTTGGAGTTCTGGAGGAAGATTGTTTTTGAGCCTATGTTTTTGATGGTGATGTCGCTTGTTGTGGCGGTTACTGAATCAACGGTTAGTTGCATCTGCGTGCTGATTTTGTCTTTTTGGTTGCTTATGTATTCGTTTGCTACGTAGGAGACTTCTTGAACGCTTGTAAAGAACGCTGTGCAGACCGTGGAGAAAATAGCTATAAAGCCTATAAGCACAATAAACGATGCTAACCCAATGGAAAATCCCATATAATCACCTACGTTGTTGGCGCTGAAAAGAGGTAGTCACTTCCGATTCCTTTTGAAGGAACAATTTTAGCTTCTAATACTGTCCCGTCGATACTGCCTGTTGGATAAGCATATATTGTTGCGGTTTCACGGGGCTCCCATACGCCGTTGCCATTTGCGTCAGTTAAACTGAACTTTCCGCTTCCGGCACCAGCAGTCACATCATAAGTATAAAGTTGTGCTGCGCCATAATTGCCCACGTAAATATCTAGATATGTAAAATCGTTAATGGGCAGTTTGCCCGTGTTTTTCGCGTATATCGCGTAAACAGGGGAGCCTGTTGTGTTTGCTGTGGCATAAACTATGTCTAATTGAGTATCGATTATGCTTTTCGCGTCTTTGACACCTTGTGTGAATTCGCTTTGGACAATATTACCAGTGTAGAGGGCGCAAGCAACAAAGGAGCTGGCTACGATTACTGACGCTATAACAATGATTATATGCGTAATTGTAACCGAAAAACCCATTATTTAATGCCTTCTGCTCTTCTTCTTTTTGGGTCTCAGTTTTTGATCGATTAAACTCTTCTTCTTTTTAGACCTTCGCTTGGTTAAATCGCTCTTCTTTTTAGGTCTCAATTGTTGTTGGATAGTTATCTCGTTTTTTTCTTTAGCTCTCAAATGTTGATCGGTTAAATCGAAGAGCTTCGCCATGTCCTCTGAGTCTAAATTGGTTTTAGAAATTGACGCTGCCTTGTACATGAATAACAGCAAATGGCTTTTGTTGTAGCCTATTGACCTGATTTTTTCGGCTGTGACCGCCAAAGAGCAAATAAACTCGCTGGCTTGCTTTGGCAAATAGTTTGTCATTTCGCATAAGTTGGCAAGTTGGTGTATGTTCTCTGCGGTTAGTCCTGTGTCTAAAAGTTCCCAGATCCAGTCTATGTATGCTGATGGCTTGATTGGTTTCGATGGAGCGATTGCTTGTGGTGTTATTGCAGGTTTTTCTTTAGTCGGGGCTTCTGTTTGGGGGGCAGGTTCAGATTTTTTCGGTGAAATCTCTGTAAGCTCTTTTTCGCTTATGGTATTTTCTTCGGGTTTTCCCAATACTATCGATTTTACACCTGGAGGCAATCTGGCTGCGTTTAGCTTCTCTAGCTCTTTATCGTTTGTGACTGTTCTTAAAACGTTGAATGGATTTTCCATCTCACTTACTGTTGACCGAAGGTCTGCAATCGATTTCTTTAGGTCACCTACAGCAGTATGTACGTCGTTTGATAGCGCGTCAACATCAGACCTGAGTTCGCTTAATTCGGTCTTTTCAGTAGCGTTTATTAAAAAACCAACTTTTTCCTTACCGATTTCGCGGTTTACGTATCCGTCTGAGCTGCTGCTGTCGTTAGACAAACCTAGTTTTCTCCTAGTATAGCTGTTTTTATTCATTTGTCGTCTTGAGAACAATATCTAATTTATGAATTTCAAATCAATATAGGAAATAATGGATTGGTTGCGCAATGTATTTGCTCCTATTTTTTATGTTAGCCTCTTTGTGTAGCTTTTAGTTGCTGATCCTTTGGTTCTCCTTGAAAGTCATCATAATAAAACAGGTAAAGATATATCCTAAGGGCAGACTCTATCCGCGAGCTTTAAATGTGTGAGCCCCGAACATATTGCGTAAATGTAGTAAAAGGGCGATATTTTTGGCTGTTTACTTATCCAGCATCGTTGGAAGCGCAAGCATAGGCGTGTACTCGCTTGCAACAGAAGACATAGTGATAATTCCAGTTATAGTGCCGCAGAAAAAGGCACAAGAGTTCGCTGACTGGTTAAAGGTTAAACTTGCTTACACATCCATCAGCGGCTCGGTTCTTGCAGGTGTGTTAGCATGTGCAAACTCGAACGGGATTTTGCTTCCTAATTCTGTTCGGGATGAAGAATTAAAGCGCCTTAAGGAAGTTTTTGAGGGCAATGTCACGGTCATGGAGACGAAGAAAACTGCTTATGGCAACCTTGTTTTAGCCAACGATAAAGGCGCAGTGGTTGATCCACGCTTAAAACCTGCCGATATTAAACAGGTTTCTGATACGTTGGGCGTGGAAGTTGTGCCAACGGAAATCGCGGCGTTACCATACGTTGGCTCTTTAGCTGTGGCGACCAACAAGGGCGTGTTGGCTCATCCGTTGCTAAGGGAAGAAGAGAAAAAAATCCTTGAGAGTGTTTTTAAGGTTCCTGTGGATGTGGGCACAATAAACTGTGGCATCCCCTATGTTGGCACTGGTTTAATCGCTAACAGTCATGCGGCAGTGGCTGGTTCTATGACAACTGGACCCGAGATGTTTATTATTGGGAATGCATTGGATGTTGTGCAGGAAGAGAAATTACCATGAAAGCTTTCAAAGTAACTGGCGAAATCAACAAGCCAAAACTGAACACTCCGTTCGTTAAAGAAGTAATTGCTGAAAAAAGTGAGAATGCTGTGGAGCAAGTTTACGCCGAAATTGGCAGCAAGCACCGAGTAAAACGCTTCCACATTAAGGTCTCCAAAGTTGAAGAAATTCCAGTTGAAGAAATTGAGAATCCAGTGCTAAAGAAACTGGTTAGTGGGGAATAGGCACTTGGCAAAAAGAGCCCAAGCTGAAGAGGATCTTCGCAAACTCAGCGTTGAAATGCGCTATCTTGAGCAAACCGCAGAGACGCTTCAGCAACGCATCAGCATGGTAAACGCCGCAATCACCGATTTGACATATGCAAACATGACCTTAGACGGCATTGAACAAGAGAATGATAACGCTGAGATGCTTGTTCCAATCGGCGGGAGCTCTTATGTAAAAGTCAAGCTTGCAGACAAAAACACGGTGGTCGTTGGCATAGGTGCGGGTGTAAGCATCGAGAAAACTCTTCCAGAAGCCAAAGCAACCCTGAAAGAACGTTTAGATGAATTGGAGAAGACCATGAATGCGGCTCAGCAGCAGTTCGCTCAGGTGGCTGAACGCATCAACGCGGGCAGAGCTAGGCTTGAAACTTTGCTTTCTAGCGTAAGAGAAGGGAAACAGTAGCGCGATGTTTGAGAAGCTCAAGTCAGGGTTTAAAGGGTTAGTTACTAAGGTAACTACGACTGAGCTTAAAGCTGAAAGCCTAAGACCTATTTTGTCAGATTTTAAGATGAGTTTGGTTGAGAATGATGTGGCTTTTCCTGTTGCAGACAAAATCTGCGATGAACTGGAGAAACGGTTGGTGGGCGTTCAGGTTAAGCGTCTGGAAGATAGGAAAAAAATTGTAGATGAAAACCTCAGACAAGTGCTTCTTGAAGTTATGCTT
Protein-coding regions in this window:
- a CDS encoding type II/IV secretion system ATPase subunit; the encoded protein is MPDYASLTKLRQFIRLKFRTPRIETFNEQEQDLGLFNTVVCKTLQSAMETHPYLASYVKGLPEQPKYTTNIEEVPFEEKVNVLYPLGLGIYAHITMGESANRYNIIEPPNPDRKILAEIETAVARLVEGKDYGDQKAIILASLFRQTIKKKMVKLPKGTDEEILLYHFLREKIGHGFLDGFLADPGLEDISIPGEGSVFVYHRTFGNLQTSVDVSQQAINELLRNIAERHGKVLSYTHPIIDIHLNDGSRLNIVFGEDISLRGSNFTIRKFPKEPISVAQLIKWHTLTPELAAYLWMLFEVGITALVCGETASGKTTTLNALTTFIGADSKIISIEETPEINVYHKNWIREITRLHTGVQITMFDLLKAALRQRPDYIIVGELRGEEGKIAFQAVETGHPVLSTMHAGNLGQLFQRLTSYPIDVPKSHIDGLNLVIFQARIERGSKFIRRCTSINEVIGYEPDEGRLNYLPTFMYDEDLDQFRFMGSSFHLENRVLAFRGWGEDRIRDIYEEMKVRAEILNYLAENFPTHTEVSKAMTTAKTLGIWEVHRRVKEMKVPWV
- the pfdA gene encoding prefoldin subunit alpha, whose product is MAKRAQAEEDLRKLSVEMRYLEQTAETLQQRISMVNAAITDLTYANMTLDGIEQENDNAEMLVPIGGSSYVKVKLADKNTVVVGIGAGVSIEKTLPEAKATLKERLDELEKTMNAAQQQFAQVAERINAGRARLETLLSSVREGKQ
- the rpl18a gene encoding 50S ribosomal protein L18Ae — encoded protein: MKAFKVTGEINKPKLNTPFVKEVIAEKSENAVEQVYAEIGSKHRVKRFHIKVSKVEEIPVEEIENPVLKKLVSGE
- a CDS encoding flagellar accessory protein FlaH, translated to MNGTNVVRLGIPELDRDLGGGIPTPSLILIEGGHGSGKTVFVQQMVYAMLKNRLRVYVVSSEAMTKEYLAMMESIKLDPYSYFLYGHLKIYPLHIEGGRWSQAMSSFFLMVTANFLETQKQKYDVVIIDSLSVLTVDTPLYEFLTFITRVKNLVSDGKTVIITIHPDFLSQESVMKLRANSDAYFVLENACISGIDVKLLKTVKLWGVTGERKSSITLAINPQIGLRVMPLSGVRL
- a CDS encoding translation initiation factor IF-6, which codes for MAVYLSSIVGSASIGVYSLATEDIVIIPVIVPQKKAQEFADWLKVKLAYTSISGSVLAGVLACANSNGILLPNSVRDEELKRLKEVFEGNVTVMETKKTAYGNLVLANDKGAVVDPRLKPADIKQVSDTLGVEVVPTEIAALPYVGSLAVATNKGVLAHPLLREEEKKILESVFKVPVDVGTINCGIPYVGTGLIANSHAAVAGSMTTGPEMFIIGNALDVVQEEKLP